One part of the Arabidopsis thaliana chromosome 1 sequence genome encodes these proteins:
- the WLIM1 gene encoding GATA type zinc finger transcription factor family protein, whose translation MSQLSNYNSFEGVLYCRPHFDQNFKRTGSLEKSFEGTPKIGKPDRPLEGERPAGTKVSNMFGGTREKCVGCDKTVYPIEKVSVNGTLYHKSCFKCTHGGCTISPSNYIAHEGKLYCKHHHIQLIKEKGNLSQLEGGGENAAKDKVVAA comes from the exons atgagTCAGCTTAGCAATTACAACTCCTTTGAAGGAGTTCTCTACTGCAGACCACATTTCGATCAAAACTTCAAGAGAACTGGAAGTCTTGAGAAAAGCTTCGAAG GGACACCAAAGATTGGGAAACCTGATAGGCCTTTGGAGGGAGAG AGACCTGCTGGAACCAAAGTTTCGAATATGTTTGGTGGAACACGAGAGAAATGCGTTGGTTGCGACAAAACCGTGTATCCAATTGAGAAG GTATCGGTGAATGGAACATTGTACCACAAGAGCTGCTTCAAGTGTACACATGGAGGCTGCACGATAAGCCCTTCGAATTACATAGCTCACGAGGGTAAGCTATATTGCAAGCATCATCATATTCAGCTGATCAAGGAGAAAGGAAACTTGAGCCAGCtcgaaggaggaggagagaatGCCGCCAAGGACAAAGTCGTCGCTGCTTAA
- a CDS encoding NEP-interacting protein, putative (DUF239) (Protein of Unknown Function (DUF239); FUNCTIONS IN: molecular_function unknown; INVOLVED IN: biological_process unknown; LOCATED IN: endomembrane system; CONTAINS InterPro DOMAIN/s: Protein of unknown function DUF239, plant (InterPro:IPR004314); BEST Arabidopsis thaliana protein match is: Protein of Unknown Function (DUF239) (TAIR:AT4G15050.1); Has 640 Blast hits to 606 proteins in 22 species: Archae - 0; Bacteria - 7; Metazoa - 0; Fungi - 4; Plants - 629; Viruses - 0; Other Eukaryotes - 0 (source: NCBI BLink).) → MEVIWMFLMCCIFGNIIINHNNDFVEAKSLSKVEDLEIEKRLRTINKPAVKIIKSIDGERYGCVDFFKQPAFDHPSMKNHTYHYKMRPIWKRMRERKTNNTNFGYLWENGVGCPIGTVPIQRVTKEDLLRFDSFGDNHKPRGSWNFTTDDTNSDNQHHFAVARTVGQDKRFNGATMELCLTAPKVRPNQFSASRLHIQIGSDFLQTGFTVNPTLYKDDQPRTFVYTNSGGKSCYNNDCDVGMILVRQDFHLGMALLPVSVRGAKTTHYAIFGLIKDQINGNWWLQFGNAAEEVGFWPSSRFHQSSGNLVEWGGEAYSASQPSPQMGYGYFLDASMRYDAYIKRISVIDGFNNIDRKVAYTEKFVDDTRGYQVVDDYNIPAYPEAGHIIFYGGPGNI, encoded by the exons ATGGAAGTGATATGGATGTTCTTAATGTGTTGCATCTTTGGtaacataattataaatcataaCAATGACTTTGTTGAAGCTAAGAGCCTTTCTAAAGTTGAAGATTTAGAAATCGAGAAGAGACTAAGGACTATCAACAAACCTGCTGTCAAGATCATCAAG AGTATAGATGGAGAAAGATACGGATGTGTGGATTTCTTCAAGCAACCAGCATTTGATCACCCTTCAATGAAGAATCACACATACCATTACAag ATGCGCCCAATATGGAAAagaatgagagaaagaaagacaaataATACCAATTTTGGTTACCTATGGGAGAATGGTGTGGGTTGTCCCATTGGTACCGTCCCCATACAAAGAGTCACCAAAGAAGATCTTTTGAGATTCGACTCATTTGGCGATAATCATAAACCTCGTGGCTCTTGGAATTTTACCACTGATGATACTAATAGTGACAACCAACATCAT TTTGCGGTGGCTAGGACGGTTGGCCAAGACAAGAGGTTCAATGGAGCAACGATGGAACTTTGTTTAACCGCTCCTAAGGTTAGGCCAAACCAATTCAGTGCTTCTCGACTTCACATTCAGATTGGAAGTGATTTCCTCCAAACCGGTTTTACT GTAAATCCAACATTGTACAAGGACGACCAACCTCGGACTTTCGTCTATACAAAT TCAGGTGGAAAATCATGTTACAATAATGACTGCGACGTAGGAATGATACTCGTTCGTCAAGATTTTCATCTTGGTATGGCATTATTGCCAGTGTCTGTTCGTGGTGCTAAGACAACTCATTATGCAATCTTCGGTCTAATCAAG GACCAAATAAATGGAAATTGGTGGTTGCAATTTGGTAATGCTGCAGAGGAAGTTGGATTTTGGCCGTCGAGTAGATTTCATCAAAGCTCTGGAAATTTGGTGGAGTGGGGTGGAGAAGCGTATAGTGCATCACAGCCGAGTCCTCAAATGGGATATGGATATTTTCTTGATGCTAGTATGCGCTACGATGCATATATCAAACGGATATCTGTAATCGACGGTTTTAATAACATTGACCGCAAAGTGGCATATACCGAAAAATTCGTGGACGATACTCGTGGCTACCAAGTTGTAGACGACTATAATATTCCCGCATACCCAGAAGCCGGTCATATAATCTTTTACGGTGGTCCGGGGAATATCTAA
- the WLIM1 gene encoding GATA type zinc finger transcription factor family protein (WLIM1; FUNCTIONS IN: sequence-specific DNA binding transcription factor activity, zinc ion binding; INVOLVED IN: biological_process unknown; LOCATED IN: plasma membrane; EXPRESSED IN: 23 plant structures; EXPRESSED DURING: 13 growth stages; CONTAINS InterPro DOMAIN/s: Zinc finger, LIM-type (InterPro:IPR001781); BEST Arabidopsis thaliana protein match is: GATA type zinc finger transcription factor family protein (TAIR:AT2G39900.1); Has 4354 Blast hits to 2727 proteins in 153 species: Archae - 0; Bacteria - 0; Metazoa - 3462; Fungi - 43; Plants - 506; Viruses - 0; Other Eukaryotes - 343 (source: NCBI BLink).) has translation MAFAGTTQKCMACDKTVYLVDKLTADNRVYHKACFRCHHCKGTLKLSNYNSFEGVLYCRPHFDQNFKRTGSLEKSFEGTPKIGKPDRPLEGERPAGTKVSNMFGGTREKCVGCDKTVYPIEKVSVNGTLYHKSCFKCTHGGCTISPSNYIAHEGKLYCKHHHIQLIKEKGNLSQLEGGGENAAKDKVVAA, from the exons ATGGCGTTCGCAGGAACAACCCAGAAATGCATGGCATGTGACAAAACAGTTTATCTTGTCGACAAGTTAACCGCCGATAACCGGGTCTACCACAAAGCTTGTTTCCGATGTCACCATTGCAAAGGAACTCTCAAG CTTAGCAATTACAACTCCTTTGAAGGAGTTCTCTACTGCAGACCACATTTCGATCAAAACTTCAAGAGAACTGGAAGTCTTGAGAAAAGCTTCGAAG GGACACCAAAGATTGGGAAACCTGATAGGCCTTTGGAGGGAGAG AGACCTGCTGGAACCAAAGTTTCGAATATGTTTGGTGGAACACGAGAGAAATGCGTTGGTTGCGACAAAACCGTGTATCCAATTGAGAAG GTATCGGTGAATGGAACATTGTACCACAAGAGCTGCTTCAAGTGTACACATGGAGGCTGCACGATAAGCCCTTCGAATTACATAGCTCACGAGGGTAAGCTATATTGCAAGCATCATCATATTCAGCTGATCAAGGAGAAAGGAAACTTGAGCCAGCtcgaaggaggaggagagaatGCCGCCAAGGACAAAGTCGTCGCTGCTTAA